In Brassica napus cultivar Da-Ae chromosome A3, Da-Ae, whole genome shotgun sequence, the sequence GAAGATGGGAAGAGCTCCATGCTGCGAGAAAATGGGGTTACAGAGAGGTCCATGGACGCCTGAAGAGGATCAAATCTTGATCTCTTTTATTCACAAACATGGTCATAGTAACTGGCGAGCCCTCCCTAAGCAAGCTGGTATGAACAAATtaaaagctatatatatatatatatatatatatatatgtgtggaGTCCAATTTCCTAAATCTCTTTATAAAATTTCTTAACACTGATGATAACTACTAATTACAGGACTTTTGAGATGTGGAAAAAGCTGTAGACTTAGGTGGATGAACTATTTAAAACCTGATATAAAAAGAGGCAATTTCACCAAAGAAGAGGAGGATGCTATCATTAGCTTGCACCAAGTCCTTGGCAATAGGTATATTTACTTTACACACTTCTGTTTTTACATATGAATTTATACACGTATGCCTATATACGGTTTACATACATCCAAAACACATACGATAATGATCATCACAAGAAACATGTCTTGGTCCACTATTATATAAAAGTTAGTATACAATTATCGGCTCTTTTggaaaatttgtattaaaattccttttttttcttggtaTTGTCTCTAGATGGTCAGCGATTGCAGCAAAATTACCAGGAAGAACGGATAATGAGATCAAGAACGTATGGCACACTCACTTGAAGAAAAGACTCGAAGATTACCAACCCGCTAAACCTAAGAGCAGCAATAAGAAGCAGGGTACTAAACCTAAATCTCCATCCGCAGCGGCGAAACTGAACAGTACTAG encodes:
- the LOC111214203 gene encoding transcription factor MYB15-like — translated: MGRAPCCEKMGLQRGPWTPEEDQILISFIHKHGHSNWRALPKQAGLLRCGKSCRLRWMNYLKPDIKRGNFTKEEEDAIISLHQVLGNRWSAIAAKLPGRTDNEIKNVWHTHLKKRLEDYQPAKPKSSNKKQGTKPKSPSAAAKLNSTRSESELGNSSNPSFESLFSASPSTSDEVSSVTLMSHEGHNNEAKMDNKLGDISTADQDCFSFENFGADIDESFWNEALYSQDEHNYASNLEVTGFDDETQQEFQQLGSVGNEMVFDSEMDFWYDVFVRTGGEQELLAGI